In the Ruminococcus sp. OA3 genome, one interval contains:
- a CDS encoding FAD-dependent oxidoreductase — MESIWSSTVSIEQRMPLDSDKRTEAVIIGAGLSGVLTAYRLAKKGVRCVVLESDRIGSGQTRSTTAKITSQHGMKYDYLIRNFGVNMARQYAHANETAIRDYAHMIKDLKISCDFRTCPAYLYSCSRDDVLKTEALAAQQAGIQAEFTTETSLPFSVQGAVRFPDQAQFHPLKFLKVLSSKLEIYEKTRVLSADDGKIQTDRGMVTADYVIFACHYPFLNVPGYYFSRMHQDKSYVIALSGAEQMDGMYYGIEPGSLSFRNYEDQLLVGGAGHRTGSNYEGGRYETLKEQAQHYWKGSTETARWSAQDCMTLDRIPYIGQFSGKRPNWYVATGFEKWGMTSSMVSARLLTDLITGQENPDCEVFAPQRRITGTAVQEFIKNGLHAAAGLGKGILPTSEKKVCTHMGCRLEWNPDEEMLECPCHGSRFTKDGALVNGPAQSDLKL, encoded by the coding sequence ATGGAATCCATCTGGAGCAGTACCGTATCAATAGAACAGAGAATGCCGCTTGACAGTGATAAGCGGACAGAGGCTGTGATCATCGGGGCCGGGTTGTCGGGAGTACTGACCGCATACCGGCTCGCAAAAAAAGGGGTCCGCTGTGTCGTACTCGAATCCGACCGCATTGGGAGTGGTCAGACCCGTAGCACAACAGCCAAGATTACGTCACAGCACGGTATGAAATATGACTATCTGATCCGGAACTTTGGAGTAAATATGGCACGGCAGTATGCACATGCAAATGAGACAGCCATCCGTGACTATGCTCATATGATCAAAGATCTGAAGATTTCCTGTGATTTCAGAACCTGCCCGGCATATCTGTACTCATGCAGCCGGGATGACGTGTTGAAAACAGAAGCTTTGGCAGCGCAGCAGGCAGGAATACAGGCAGAGTTTACCACCGAAACCTCCCTGCCGTTTTCTGTCCAGGGCGCTGTGCGCTTTCCTGACCAGGCACAGTTTCACCCGCTGAAGTTTTTAAAGGTTTTAAGTTCTAAGCTTGAAATCTATGAGAAGACAAGGGTGTTATCAGCTGACGACGGCAAAATCCAGACTGACCGCGGTATGGTCACTGCAGATTATGTGATCTTTGCGTGTCACTATCCATTTCTCAATGTCCCCGGATATTACTTTTCCAGGATGCATCAGGATAAGAGTTACGTGATCGCGCTCTCGGGAGCAGAACAGATGGACGGTATGTATTACGGCATAGAACCGGGCAGTCTATCCTTCAGGAATTACGAGGATCAGCTCCTCGTGGGAGGCGCCGGGCATCGTACGGGAAGCAATTATGAGGGTGGAAGATATGAAACCCTGAAAGAACAGGCGCAGCATTATTGGAAGGGCAGTACCGAAACCGCGCGCTGGTCAGCACAGGACTGTATGACGCTTGACAGGATACCATATATCGGACAATTCTCCGGCAAGCGTCCCAACTGGTATGTTGCGACTGGATTTGAAAAATGGGGGATGACAAGTTCAATGGTCAGCGCGCGCCTTCTGACTGATCTGATCACAGGACAGGAAAATCCGGACTGCGAAGTGTTTGCACCTCAGAGGCGGATTACGGGAACCGCAGTGCAGGAATTTATCAAAAATGGGCTTCACGCGGCTGCTGGACTGGGAAAAGGAATCCTGCCTACATCCGAGAAAAAAGTATGCACACACATGGGCTGCCGTCTTGAGTGGAATCCGGATGAGGAGATGCTGGAATGCCCATGCCACGGATCCCGCTTTACAAAAGACGGGGCACTCGTAAACGGACCTGCACAGAGCGATCTGAAACTTTAA
- a CDS encoding pentapeptide repeat-containing protein → MNNERYENQVFKDLKITEETIDGCEFMDCVFDNCAFEDCKTIRCKFIDCQFNKCTIISPRTKYSDMRHSEFADCNLIGIHWAEFFPVGQIFEPIRSLNNCFLKYKSVICRKVTLVTAG, encoded by the coding sequence ATGAACAACGAAAGATACGAAAATCAGGTATTTAAAGACCTGAAGATAACAGAAGAGACAATTGACGGGTGTGAATTCATGGATTGTGTATTCGATAACTGTGCATTTGAAGACTGCAAAACCATAAGATGCAAATTTATCGACTGTCAGTTTAACAAGTGTACCATCATCAGTCCACGGACGAAGTATTCGGACATGAGGCACTCAGAGTTTGCGGACTGTAATCTGATCGGAATACACTGGGCTGAATTTTTCCCTGTGGGACAGATTTTTGAACCAATCCGCAGTCTGAATAACTGCTTTTTGAAATATAAGAGTGTAATCTGTCGGAAAGTAACTTTAGTGACTGCCGGCTGA
- the rsgA gene encoding ribosome small subunit-dependent GTPase A, whose protein sequence is MKKIGYTENFAEQAALYGGLYAGRVFSQSRNLYHVMCTGGELTARVSGRFRYEASLPTDFPAVGDFVMLDRESNQDGDAVIHHVLSRKSAFIRKAAGTSNDEQIVASNIDTVFICMALNNDFNLRRLERYLAIGWDSGAVPVTVLTKSDLCDDLEQKLIEVNSVAPGSDILITSAVNRDGQEQLAQYMTGGQTVAFIGSSGVGKSTLINCLMGEERLDTNGLRNDDKGRHTTTRRELIPLKNGGMVIDTPGMRELGLESADLARTFSDIEEFAEACRFRDCTHSSEPGCAVQQAIDDGVLSADRLQSYEKLKKEARYEGLGSRQIETLKLNEMFRDAGGMKNARKFAKSKNKRKRY, encoded by the coding sequence ATGAAAAAAATAGGCTATACAGAAAATTTCGCTGAGCAGGCAGCTTTGTATGGCGGGCTATATGCCGGACGGGTGTTTTCCCAATCCAGAAACCTTTATCACGTCATGTGCACAGGCGGCGAACTGACAGCCAGAGTATCCGGCAGATTCCGGTATGAAGCATCTCTGCCAACCGATTTTCCCGCAGTCGGAGACTTTGTAATGCTCGACCGGGAATCGAACCAGGACGGGGATGCCGTCATCCACCATGTATTGTCCAGAAAGAGCGCATTCATCAGGAAAGCAGCGGGGACTTCGAACGATGAACAGATCGTCGCAAGCAACATTGACACTGTTTTCATATGCATGGCGCTGAACAATGATTTTAATCTGCGCCGGCTGGAACGATATCTGGCAATCGGCTGGGACAGCGGTGCTGTTCCTGTCACAGTTCTGACGAAATCGGATTTATGTGATGATCTGGAGCAAAAACTGATCGAAGTGAATTCCGTTGCGCCCGGCAGCGATATTCTCATCACATCAGCCGTTAACCGGGATGGACAGGAGCAGCTGGCACAATATATGACCGGTGGACAGACAGTTGCTTTTATCGGTTCTTCCGGCGTTGGAAAATCCACACTGATCAACTGTCTGATGGGAGAAGAACGTTTGGATACGAACGGTCTGAGGAACGACGATAAGGGGAGACACACGACGACAAGACGTGAGCTGATACCGCTGAAGAACGGCGGCATGGTGATCGATACCCCTGGTATGCGGGAACTCGGTCTTGAGAGCGCGGATCTGGCGAGAACGTTTTCTGACATCGAAGAATTTGCTGAAGCCTGCCGTTTCCGTGACTGTACACATAGCAGTGAACCGGGATGCGCGGTACAGCAGGCAATCGACGATGGAGTGCTGTCCGCGGACAGACTGCAAAGTTACGAAAAGCTGAAAAAAGAGGCGAGATATGAAGGGCTGGGTTCCCGGCAGATTGAAACGCTGAAACTCAATGAAATGTTTCGTGATGCAGGCGGAATGAAAAACGCACGTAAATTTGCAAAATCCAAAAACAAGAGGAAACGGTATTAA
- a CDS encoding dicarboxylate/amino acid:cation symporter codes for MKKFITSLPVRLVIGVAIGIILGLTASETWMNFVVTIQYILNQLIVFCVPLIILGFIAPAITQLGQNATRLLGLAVTIAYLSSIGAALFSMAAGYGLLPHLSIVSEVEGLKELPEVVFQLDIPQIMPVMSALVLSMMLGLAAAWTRAAAISNILEEFRQIVLMIVTKIIIPVLPFYIALTFCALSYEGTITRQLPVFLQVVLIVILGHYLWLALLYVIGGLYSGKNPLHVLKNYGPAYLTAVGTMSSAATLGIALKCAKKSEPPLRSDMVDFGIPLFANIHLCGSVLTEVFFVMTVSGILYGHLPSVETMVLFCLLLGIFAVGAPGVPGGTVMASLGLITGVLGFDEMGTALMLTIFALQDSFGTACNVTGDGALTLILTGYVNRRKIS; via the coding sequence ATGAAAAAATTTATAACAAGTCTGCCGGTCAGGCTGGTAATCGGTGTGGCTATCGGAATCATTCTCGGATTGACAGCCAGTGAAACCTGGATGAATTTTGTCGTTACCATCCAATACATTTTGAATCAGCTGATTGTATTCTGTGTGCCGCTCATCATTCTGGGGTTTATTGCCCCTGCTATTACGCAACTTGGGCAAAATGCCACAAGGCTGCTGGGGCTGGCTGTAACGATCGCCTATCTCTCCTCCATTGGAGCTGCTTTATTCTCCATGGCAGCCGGCTACGGGCTGCTCCCTCATCTGTCTATCGTATCGGAGGTAGAAGGCTTAAAAGAACTGCCTGAGGTGGTATTTCAGCTGGACATTCCGCAGATTATGCCGGTTATGAGCGCCCTGGTGTTGTCCATGATGCTGGGACTTGCAGCTGCATGGACAAGAGCGGCTGCAATTTCAAATATACTCGAAGAATTCCGGCAGATCGTTCTGATGATAGTCACTAAGATCATCATCCCTGTTTTGCCGTTTTACATCGCTCTGACATTCTGTGCACTTTCATACGAGGGTACGATTACCAGGCAACTGCCGGTATTTCTCCAGGTGGTCCTGATCGTAATACTGGGTCATTATCTGTGGCTGGCGCTGCTGTATGTGATCGGCGGTCTGTATTCCGGAAAAAATCCACTGCATGTATTGAAAAACTATGGCCCCGCATATCTCACCGCCGTTGGAACCATGTCCTCTGCCGCGACATTGGGCATTGCCTTGAAGTGTGCCAAAAAATCAGAACCTCCTCTGCGGAGTGACATGGTAGATTTCGGGATTCCTCTGTTTGCGAATATTCATCTCTGTGGATCCGTACTGACCGAAGTCTTTTTTGTAATGACCGTCTCCGGTATCCTCTATGGACATCTGCCTTCTGTGGAGACCATGGTTCTGTTTTGCCTGCTTCTCGGTATTTTTGCTGTCGGCGCACCGGGGGTACCGGGGGGAACCGTGATGGCCTCACTCGGACTAATTACCGGGGTACTAGGTTTTGATGAGATGGGAACCGCACTGATGCTGACGATCTTTGCACTCCAGGACAGTTTCGGCACGGCCTGCAATGTGACGGGAGACGGCGCATTGACGTTGATACTGACCGGGTATGTTAATCGCAGGAAGATTTCGTGA
- a CDS encoding DUF4317 family protein, with amino-acid sequence MINREDMLELTRRMTLSRTSITRIAGSYMDSDGEIDGTFNTNFLKLSSAEKGKKLLIAKEIPFSPTNENLRRYKFPDHSMKPGSIWQLLMGIKSCGLKNDVLMETFYELTAEYYQSDQDYAVLVFHDRYDIPVKAADHERLWESEEVFEYIICAVCPLKGDYEPDKPVCGFLFPAFSDRSEEPNCVDVFQADSRHPHLELLYMLGITT; translated from the coding sequence ATGATAAACAGAGAAGATATGCTGGAACTGACCAGGCGAATGACGCTGTCGAGAACTTCCATAACGAGAATAGCCGGAAGTTATATGGATTCAGACGGAGAGATAGACGGGACTTTTAATACTAATTTTTTAAAGCTCTCATCTGCCGAAAAGGGGAAAAAGCTTTTGATAGCGAAGGAAATTCCATTTTCCCCTACGAATGAAAACTTAAGAAGATATAAATTCCCAGATCATTCGATGAAACCCGGAAGCATATGGCAGCTTCTTATGGGCATAAAATCCTGCGGTCTGAAAAATGATGTTTTAATGGAAACATTCTATGAACTGACTGCTGAATATTATCAGTCTGATCAGGATTATGCTGTTTTGGTGTTCCATGACCGCTATGATATCCCGGTTAAAGCTGCGGACCATGAAAGATTATGGGAATCTGAGGAGGTTTTCGAGTATATTATCTGTGCTGTCTGTCCGTTGAAAGGTGACTATGAGCCGGATAAGCCGGTGTGCGGATTCCTCTTTCCGGCATTTTCTGACAGAAGTGAAGAGCCAAACTGTGTGGATGTATTCCAGGCGGATTCCAGGCATCCGCATTTAGAGCTCCTGTATATGCTGGGAATTACTACGTAA
- a CDS encoding diphthine--ammonia ligase, producing the protein MNKYTGQKFIASYSSGKDSTLAIYKAVQEGMEPLGLIMTYNTDREISWFHGIKPGVIKKLENSLALPITLIRTGGEDYEKNFENELIRKKEEGARICVFGDIDLAEHLDWCTRRCEHSGLSAYFPMWHNNRRDVVSEFIRSGFTTYITVVDTERMHSSYLGKVLSEELVASMEADGIDACGENGEFHTFVTNGPLFKSPLDIRFSDPVPRGKYLTLEIE; encoded by the coding sequence GTGAATAAATACACAGGTCAGAAATTTATCGCATCATACAGCAGCGGCAAGGACAGCACACTCGCAATATATAAAGCGGTACAGGAAGGCATGGAACCACTTGGGTTAATCATGACGTACAATACAGACCGTGAGATCAGCTGGTTTCACGGCATAAAGCCCGGGGTTATCAAAAAACTGGAAAACTCACTGGCTCTGCCCATCACTCTGATCAGGACAGGCGGTGAAGACTACGAGAAAAATTTTGAGAATGAACTGATCCGAAAAAAAGAAGAAGGGGCTAGGATATGTGTCTTCGGAGATATTGACCTGGCAGAACATCTGGACTGGTGCACCAGAAGATGTGAACACTCCGGATTGTCGGCATATTTCCCCATGTGGCATAATAACCGCAGGGATGTTGTATCAGAGTTTATCAGATCCGGATTTACGACATATATTACGGTTGTGGATACGGAAAGAATGCATTCCTCTTATCTCGGAAAAGTGCTGTCTGAAGAACTGGTAGCATCCATGGAAGCAGATGGAATTGATGCATGTGGTGAAAATGGTGAGTTCCATACATTTGTAACGAATGGTCCGCTGTTTAAATCCCCGCTGGATATCAGGTTCTCGGACCCGGTCCCGCGGGGAAAATATCTGACACTTGAAATAGAATAA
- a CDS encoding helix-turn-helix domain-containing protein has product MLKFHTIYHPITSRPFLSNHTYREYQPCAALRSYIACYWSALDGCAEDSADAKEVLVIPDTCMDIIININHTAQQITGYLCGMQDRPYCSVQKTSKGQVTCFAVRFHFWSAHLFMDLDFKETRNQLIGLEALGPGWNALFEQFFYLKGINQYIDCVELFLLDKLNEIRENPNLLNSIHRILATSGRTSIDDICTYSCVSQRQMERLFLREIGLPIKRIANLVRYQNVWKDMALSPHFDVQDAVFRYGYTDQSHLLNEFKRFHGVTPKEAKIIALQSK; this is encoded by the coding sequence ATGCTTAAATTTCATACGATCTATCATCCAATAACCTCCCGGCCATTTCTGTCGAATCATACCTACAGAGAATATCAGCCCTGTGCTGCTCTGCGCTCGTATATCGCCTGCTACTGGTCAGCCTTGGATGGTTGTGCAGAAGATTCAGCGGATGCAAAAGAAGTGCTCGTGATACCTGATACCTGCATGGATATCATAATAAACATAAACCACACGGCTCAGCAGATTACCGGATATCTCTGCGGCATGCAGGACCGCCCGTATTGTTCGGTTCAAAAGACGTCAAAAGGTCAGGTCACCTGTTTTGCCGTCCGTTTTCATTTCTGGTCAGCACACTTGTTTATGGACCTGGATTTTAAGGAAACCAGAAATCAGCTGATCGGACTGGAAGCATTGGGTCCTGGATGGAATGCACTATTCGAACAGTTTTTTTATCTGAAAGGCATAAATCAGTATATCGACTGTGTAGAGCTGTTTCTGCTGGATAAGCTGAATGAAATCAGGGAAAATCCCAATCTGTTAAATTCCATCCACCGGATACTGGCCACATCCGGAAGGACCTCCATTGATGATATCTGTACATACAGCTGTGTCAGCCAGCGTCAGATGGAACGTCTGTTTCTGCGTGAGATCGGTCTGCCGATCAAACGGATTGCCAATCTGGTCCGCTATCAAAATGTCTGGAAGGACATGGCCTTATCCCCGCATTTTGATGTACAGGACGCCGTATTCCGCTATGGATATACAGACCAGTCCCATCTTCTGAATGAATTCAAGCGTTTTCATGGTGTAACGCCAAAAGAAGCAAAAATAATCGCTCTTCAAAGTAAATGA
- a CDS encoding LuxR C-terminal-related transcriptional regulator has protein sequence MDFNGEKYTPASLPGLCAPRNQLLLKLDNRSNERLLYIQAPAGYGKTVITNLWLKKSGVRHLWIALDEYDNNPELFYRLLCSAVIYTQEESDILLEMDSTGMFSSSPIEHAMLLTSRFTAPKLPVYIVLDDLHSITQEDILQSLPYFIRRLPIDYRFILISRTDMPSKLQEVFEGHRHYLCADDLAFTKLEIQELFRLAGHALNSSEADTVMEKTGGWAIAVSTLAASGMLPDLVRESGDTLYRYMEKQIWSGLSAQDKNMLLKVSFVNDFSAELFGRLTSQKEPEQVISQLLLKNLFLSRIGNDLYRFHALFLEFLRSRHEELRIDPKKLYKIAAQYYSKKEDLYTARHYAILGDNIKFLSYQIYGESQYTGFSNNRSISAYVSGVGVYIDKLSTEANRKYPYLNISAVWYHYLTGNRVKMTEALDRLYSSVKRIALIHPEFLELTILVCTLDPRKKFMEMMQQFDRLPPIKIRHGGQQGASITVNMPFAHRCLRDYSEFSLYDDFDVKLEPTAGLLLKKNFKLAMRLIQAGFAYEKNQWKKALSYCDQADLEIEEDTSDELLFAAMAHRWTVLTAMGKDAESRNLSIRIEKMLLEKDALYLMPNYKALRAEASLREGNRQAAGEWLEEYFVHPEERLMLYRTYQYLTTIQALLSLNRLEEAGRLCQRLRKMSEEFDREIDMAESDALLSVCLYRSSHMEEAAETMLGAIELLYPYRFIRAFSSLGASVVPILKKCLVKVERHREIYSFDRRYVNEIYIAAQEQAGRKVGLPAADVPLKKLSKQQRRMVEYLAKGYTNGDISVETGLSVRTVKTHLFLAYEKLGVSSAAEAVSKARELEII, from the coding sequence ATGGACTTCAACGGAGAAAAATATACTCCCGCTTCACTGCCGGGATTGTGCGCACCACGAAATCAACTGCTTCTAAAGCTTGATAACAGAAGTAATGAACGGCTGCTGTATATCCAGGCTCCGGCAGGGTACGGCAAGACAGTTATAACAAATCTCTGGCTAAAGAAAAGCGGTGTTCGCCATCTATGGATCGCACTGGATGAATATGACAACAATCCGGAGTTGTTTTACAGACTGCTCTGTTCTGCTGTCATATATACGCAGGAAGAGTCAGATATTCTGCTGGAAATGGACAGCACCGGAATGTTTTCCAGCTCTCCGATTGAGCACGCCATGCTCCTGACTTCGAGGTTCACAGCGCCGAAGCTACCTGTTTACATAGTATTGGATGACCTTCACAGCATCACACAGGAGGACATTCTCCAGTCCCTCCCTTACTTTATCCGTCGGCTTCCCATAGATTACCGGTTTATTCTGATAAGCCGCACAGATATGCCGTCAAAGCTTCAGGAGGTTTTTGAGGGACACCGTCATTATCTCTGCGCGGATGACCTGGCTTTTACCAAGTTGGAGATACAGGAACTGTTTCGCCTCGCAGGACATGCCCTGAACTCTTCTGAAGCCGATACTGTCATGGAAAAGACCGGGGGCTGGGCGATTGCTGTCAGTACCCTTGCGGCCAGCGGTATGCTGCCCGATCTCGTCAGAGAGAGCGGAGATACACTGTACCGGTATATGGAAAAGCAGATCTGGAGCGGGCTGTCAGCGCAGGATAAAAATATGCTTCTGAAAGTCAGCTTCGTCAACGACTTTTCAGCAGAACTCTTCGGCAGACTGACATCTCAGAAAGAACCTGAGCAGGTGATCTCTCAGCTTTTGCTGAAGAACCTGTTCCTGAGCAGGATTGGGAATGACCTGTACCGGTTCCATGCACTTTTCCTGGAATTCCTGCGCAGCCGCCACGAGGAATTACGAATTGATCCCAAGAAACTGTATAAGATCGCCGCTCAGTATTACAGCAAAAAAGAGGACCTGTACACGGCTCGCCATTATGCTATACTGGGAGATAACATAAAATTTCTCTCCTATCAGATCTACGGTGAGTCGCAGTATACAGGTTTCTCGAACAACCGCTCCATCAGTGCATATGTGAGCGGCGTCGGCGTATATATTGATAAACTTTCTACGGAAGCTAACAGAAAATATCCTTATCTTAATATTTCAGCTGTATGGTACCACTATCTCACCGGTAACAGAGTTAAAATGACCGAAGCGCTGGACCGCCTCTATTCCAGCGTGAAACGTATTGCCCTGATACATCCGGAATTTCTGGAACTTACCATTCTCGTCTGTACGCTGGACCCCAGAAAAAAATTCATGGAAATGATGCAGCAGTTTGACCGTCTTCCGCCAATCAAGATACGCCATGGAGGACAGCAGGGGGCCTCCATAACCGTAAATATGCCTTTTGCCCATCGGTGCCTTCGGGATTATTCAGAGTTCTCACTGTATGACGATTTTGATGTAAAGCTGGAACCTACTGCGGGACTGTTGCTCAAGAAGAATTTCAAACTTGCCATGCGCCTCATTCAGGCAGGGTTTGCCTATGAAAAAAACCAGTGGAAAAAAGCGCTTTCATACTGTGATCAGGCTGATCTGGAAATAGAGGAAGACACTTCAGATGAGCTCCTCTTTGCCGCAATGGCGCACCGCTGGACTGTGCTGACTGCCATGGGAAAAGATGCCGAAAGCAGGAATCTTAGTATAAGAATAGAGAAAATGCTGCTGGAAAAAGATGCCCTTTATTTGATGCCGAATTATAAGGCACTGAGAGCGGAAGCTTCTCTGAGGGAAGGAAACCGGCAGGCAGCCGGGGAATGGCTGGAAGAATACTTTGTTCACCCGGAAGAACGACTGATGCTGTATCGTACGTATCAGTATCTGACTACCATACAGGCTCTGCTGTCACTGAACCGTCTGGAAGAGGCGGGAAGACTGTGTCAGAGACTAAGGAAGATGTCAGAGGAGTTTGACCGCGAAATTGATATGGCAGAATCGGATGCCCTTTTGTCTGTCTGCCTTTATCGCAGCTCCCATATGGAGGAAGCAGCAGAAACCATGCTGGGTGCCATAGAACTCCTTTATCCGTACAGATTCATCAGGGCATTCTCGAGTTTAGGTGCTTCGGTTGTACCAATCCTGAAAAAATGCCTCGTCAAAGTGGAACGCCACCGGGAAATTTATAGTTTTGACAGGCGCTATGTGAACGAAATCTACATCGCTGCTCAGGAACAGGCAGGTAGAAAAGTCGGGCTTCCCGCAGCAGATGTGCCTTTAAAAAAACTGTCAAAGCAGCAGAGGCGCATGGTTGAGTATCTGGCAAAAGGTTATACAAATGGGGATATCTCCGTGGAAACCGGTCTTTCGGTGCGGACAGTCAAAACGCATCTGTTTCTGGCCTATGAGAAGCTGGGAGTGTCCAGTGCCGCAGAGGCGGTATCCAAAGCCCGTGAGCTGGAAATAATCTGA